In Camelina sativa cultivar DH55 chromosome 16, Cs, whole genome shotgun sequence, a single window of DNA contains:
- the LOC104750683 gene encoding uncharacterized protein At2g29880-like: MTRLLLDLITLEKQAGNSRGKSLSEKGKENVLTEFRKEFPLNLNWNKIKNRLDTLKRQYELYRKITFGATGLGVNPRTGSLDAPDHWWKDKIKAYPEASRLRSHPLRFIPLLHVVFRDETVVVEESWQPRRGVNRHAPLVDVSETERTNEEDEREDMMRENEPHHMETEDPDWMSQIPRENSANPNSEAEPSFASKETSSTHTQEKRSRNRKRKQNPVDSTLDRIATTMEDRNDILEQMTNAKSKSQSTNSTEEQMALVVKHVRAVPDLVPMSELYWASLDLIATNDVVRGLFLALPDDEKLPFLKRQTKESRNDFA, encoded by the exons ATGACTCGTTTGTTGTTAGATTTGATAACGCTAGAGAAACAAGCTGGAAATTCCAGAGGCAAAAGTTTGagtgagaaaggaaaagaaaacgttCTTACAGAATTTAGAAAGGAATTTCCACTAAACTTAAACTggaacaaaattaagaatagaCTTGATACTTTAAAGAGGCAATATGAACTGTATCGTAAAATCACGTTTGGAGCAACTGGACTCGGAGTTAATCCAAGGACAGGAAGTCTTGATGCCCCTGATCATTGGTGGAAAGATAAAATTAAG gCTTATCCTGAAGCTTCGAGACTCCGGTCGCACCCACTGCGGTTTATACCGCTTCTTCATGTGGTCTTCCGAGATGAAACGGTTGTGGTGGAGGAGTCATGGCAACCAAGACGTGGTGTAAATCGTCATGCTCCATTAGTTGACGTAAGTGAGACTGAACGTACaaacgaagaagacgagagagaaGATATGATGCGTGAGAACGAACCTCATCATATGGAAACAGAAGACCCAGATTGGATGTCACAAATTCCGAGGGAAAACTCTGCAAATCCAAATTCCGAGGCGGAACCATCATTTGCATCCAAAGAGACATCTTCTACGCACACTCAGGAGAAAAGAAGTCGAAACCGAAAGCGTAAACAAAATCCAGTAGACTCGACGCTCGACCGTATTGCTACTACTATGGAAGACCGAAATGATATTCTAGAGCAAATGACAAATGCAAAGTCAAAATCTCAGTCAACAAATTCAACTGAAGAACAAATGGCTCTTGTTGTGAAACATGTGAGGGCAGTACCGGATCTGGTTCCGATGTCGGAGCTTTATTGGGCATCTCTTGATCTTATTGCAACAAATGATGTTGTGCGCGGTTTATTTCTTGCTCTCCCAGATGACGAGAAGCTACCTTTTCTAAAGAGACAAACCAAGGAGTCTCGTAATGATTTTGCTTGA
- the LOC104750685 gene encoding ATP-dependent Clp protease adapter protein CLPS1, chloroplastic, whose protein sequence is METTICGRLALAPSTLFNSKSGDKHSLSKGPCLSRGVLMTLSTSAALGKGGGVLDKPIIEKTTPGRESEFDLRKSKKMAPPYRVILHNDNFNKREYVVQVLMKVIPGMTVDNAVNIMQEAHINGIAVVIVCAQADAEQHCMQLRGNGLLSSVEPDGGGC, encoded by the exons ATGGAGACTACGATTTGTGGGAGATTAGCTCTCGCACCATCCACTCTCTTCAATTCTAAatcag GGGACAAACATTCACTCTCAAAAGGACCATGTTTGAGTCGTGGTGTTCTTATGACCTTGTCTACATCTGCCGCATTAGGTAAAGGAGGTGGTGTCTTGGACAAACCCATTATAGAGAAAACAACTCCTGGTCGTGAATCCGAGTTTGATTTGAG GAAATCAAAGAAGATGGCTCCACCTTACAGGGTGATACTACACAACGACAACTTCAACAAGAGGGAATATGTGGTTCAGGTGTTGATGAAGGTAATACCAGGTATGACTGTAGACAACGCAGTTAACATAATGCAAGAAGCCCACATCAACGGTATTGCAGTTGTGATCGTCTGTGCTCAGGCCGATGCAGAGCAACACTGTATGCAGCTGCGTGGTAACGGCCTTCTTAGTTCTGTTGAACCCGATGGTGGAGGCTGCTGA
- the LOC104750684 gene encoding GDT1-like protein 5 isoform X1 translates to MGSLLQGFTKSLAMTFLSEIGDKTFFAAAILAMRYPRRLVLAGCLSALIVMTILSATLGWAAPNLISRKWTHHITTLLFFGFGLWSLWDGFKEGGGSEELAEVEAELDSDMKKTKDQSKKDSSKIEDEQKKQKRPFLTAFFSPIFLKAFSINFFGEWGDKSQLATIGLAADENPVGVVLGGILAQTLCTTAAVLGGKSLASQISERIVALSGGMLFIIFGIQSFLTPVSWI, encoded by the exons ATGGGTTCGCTTTTGCAG GGTTTTACTAAATCACTCGCTATGACTTTCCTCTCCGAGATTGGTGACAAAACGTTCTTTGCTGCTGCT ATTTTGGCTATGCGTTATCCTAGGAGACTTGTGTTGGCTGGTTGTTTATCAGCTTtgatt GTCATGACTATTCTATCTGCTACACTCGGTTGGGCTGCTCCAAATCTG ATCTCTCGTAAATGGACTCATCATATAACAACATTGTTGTTCTTTGGCTTCGGGTTATGGTCTTTGTGGGACGGTTTTAAAGAAGGAGG GGGTTCTGAAGAATTGGCAGAAGTTGAAGCAGAACTG GATTCTGATATGAAGAAGACTAAAGATCAATCGAAAAAAGACAGCAGTAAG ATTGAAGATGAACAGAAAAAGCAGAAAAGACCATTCCTTACTGCATTCTTCTCTCCCATTTTTCTCAAGGCGTTTTCAATTAACTTCTTTGGTGAGTGGGGTGACAAGAGTCAG CTTGCGACTATTGGTTTGGCTGCAGATGAAAATCCAGTTGGCGTGGTCCTTGGCGGAATTTT GGCACAAACATTGTGCACCACAGCTGCTGTGCttggtggcaagagcttagcATCTCAAATATCCGAACGAATT GTGGCTCTTTCCGGTGGGAtgcttttcattatttttggcATCCAGTCGTTTCTTACTCCG GTTTCTTGGATTTGA
- the LOC104750684 gene encoding GDT1-like protein 5 isoform X2, whose protein sequence is MGSLLQGFTKSLAMTFLSEIGDKTFFAAAILAMRYPRRLVLAGCLSALIVMTILSATLGWAAPNLISRKWTHHITTLLFFGFGLWSLWDGFKEGGGSEELAEVEAELDSDMKKTKDQSKKDSSKIEDEQKKQKRPFLTAFFSPIFLKAFSINFFGEWGDKSQLATIGLAADENPVGVVLGGILAQTLCTTAAVLGGKSLASQISERIVALSGGMLFIIFGIQSFLTPVDA, encoded by the exons ATGGGTTCGCTTTTGCAG GGTTTTACTAAATCACTCGCTATGACTTTCCTCTCCGAGATTGGTGACAAAACGTTCTTTGCTGCTGCT ATTTTGGCTATGCGTTATCCTAGGAGACTTGTGTTGGCTGGTTGTTTATCAGCTTtgatt GTCATGACTATTCTATCTGCTACACTCGGTTGGGCTGCTCCAAATCTG ATCTCTCGTAAATGGACTCATCATATAACAACATTGTTGTTCTTTGGCTTCGGGTTATGGTCTTTGTGGGACGGTTTTAAAGAAGGAGG GGGTTCTGAAGAATTGGCAGAAGTTGAAGCAGAACTG GATTCTGATATGAAGAAGACTAAAGATCAATCGAAAAAAGACAGCAGTAAG ATTGAAGATGAACAGAAAAAGCAGAAAAGACCATTCCTTACTGCATTCTTCTCTCCCATTTTTCTCAAGGCGTTTTCAATTAACTTCTTTGGTGAGTGGGGTGACAAGAGTCAG CTTGCGACTATTGGTTTGGCTGCAGATGAAAATCCAGTTGGCGTGGTCCTTGGCGGAATTTT GGCACAAACATTGTGCACCACAGCTGCTGTGCttggtggcaagagcttagcATCTCAAATATCCGAACGAATT GTGGCTCTTTCCGGTGGGAtgcttttcattatttttggcATCCAGTCGTTTCTTACTCCGGTTGATGCTTGA